One window from the genome of Candidatus Cloacimonadota bacterium encodes:
- a CDS encoding 4Fe-4S dicluster domain-containing protein, whose amino-acid sequence MAVVIDQETCTGCGACIETCPVEALTMVDDKAKVDEETCVDCGACLEACPVEAISL is encoded by the coding sequence ATGGCTGTAGTAATAGATCAAGAAACTTGTACAGGTTGCGGAGCATGTATTGAAACATGTCCGGTAGAAGCTCTCACAATGGTCGATGACAAAGCAAAAGTTGATGAAGAAACATGTGTTGACTGTGGTGCATGTCTGGAAGCTTGTCCGGTTGAGGCAATTTCTTTATAA
- a CDS encoding type III pantothenate kinase produces MENCYFVIDIGNTHIVMGVYQQNKLIHSWRFGTDNFRTEDEYFAMIKLLFLEKSFDLHNIKKIALASVVPELTHVYSHLIKKYLKCPLIKVDAYSNLGLNFPMKDPGFIGADLIVNAFAAREFYQTNCIICDFGTATTIQLIGKDGHFYGTVISPGVITSSSNLIKKASLLSDIRLVSPKNILGTTTKDALLSGILTGNALMIDGFIREIRSAYKKLGEIKAIATGGISDLICKNSKEIDIIDKELTLNGLNYICRIL; encoded by the coding sequence ATGGAAAATTGCTATTTTGTCATAGATATTGGAAATACTCATATCGTTATGGGTGTTTATCAGCAAAATAAATTAATCCATTCCTGGAGATTTGGTACTGATAACTTCCGAACTGAAGATGAATATTTCGCTATGATTAAACTCTTATTTTTGGAAAAATCTTTTGATCTGCATAATATAAAAAAAATAGCACTCGCTTCTGTTGTTCCGGAACTGACCCATGTTTACTCTCATCTAATTAAAAAATATCTGAAATGCCCTTTGATCAAGGTTGATGCATATTCGAATCTCGGTTTGAATTTTCCTATGAAAGATCCTGGTTTTATCGGCGCAGACCTGATCGTTAATGCTTTTGCAGCTAGAGAATTTTATCAGACGAATTGCATCATCTGTGATTTTGGAACAGCCACAACTATTCAACTGATCGGGAAAGACGGTCATTTTTATGGAACTGTAATTTCTCCCGGAGTAATAACCTCCTCTTCCAATTTGATAAAGAAAGCATCTCTTTTATCGGATATTCGACTTGTTTCACCAAAAAATATTCTGGGAACAACTACAAAAGATGCTCTATTATCAGGAATTTTAACAGGAAATGCATTGATGATCGATGGATTTATAAGAGAAATTCGTTCAGCATATAAAAAACTTGGAGAAATTAAAGCAATTGCTACCGGTGGTATTTCCGACCTGATCTGCAAAAACTCAAAAGAGATCGATATAATAGATAAAGAGCTGACTCTTAACGGGCTTAATTATATTTGCCGGATTTTATAA
- a CDS encoding TatD family deoxyribonuclease encodes MKIFETHAHLNFKDFNKDRVELIKRCFQSGIEYIINIGLDKETSEASIKLSEEYEQIYATVGYHPHDAEKFDKAVVLKLAKHPKVVAVGETGLDFYRNLSPQEIQKKVFSEQIQIAMDMNLPLVIHDRDAHEECLQILEKFNPPKVVFHCFSGDEIFAEKIIAHDWFISFTGSITYKKSILENVIRMVPEDRFFIETDSPFLSPVPNRGKRNSPLNLHYITEKIAEIRRISPRQVADITFRNAQKFFLKS; translated from the coding sequence ATGAAAATTTTTGAAACTCATGCTCATCTCAATTTTAAAGATTTTAACAAAGATAGAGTTGAATTAATAAAGAGATGCTTCCAGTCAGGGATCGAATACATCATTAATATTGGTTTGGACAAAGAGACTTCGGAAGCAAGTATCAAATTATCAGAAGAATACGAACAGATTTATGCGACCGTCGGTTATCATCCACACGATGCGGAGAAGTTTGATAAAGCTGTTGTTTTAAAGCTGGCAAAACATCCGAAAGTTGTTGCTGTCGGGGAAACCGGATTGGATTTTTATCGCAATCTTTCTCCACAGGAAATTCAGAAAAAGGTTTTTTCTGAACAGATTCAGATCGCAATGGATATGAATTTACCTCTGGTTATACATGATCGTGATGCACATGAAGAATGCCTGCAAATCCTGGAAAAATTCAATCCCCCAAAAGTTGTTTTCCATTGTTTTTCAGGAGATGAAATCTTTGCTGAAAAAATCATTGCTCATGATTGGTTCATTTCATTTACTGGCTCGATAACTTATAAGAAAAGCATTCTGGAAAATGTTATCAGAATGGTTCCTGAAGACAGATTTTTCATTGAAACGGATTCTCCGTTTTTAAGTCCAGTTCCTAACAGAGGAAAAAGAAATTCTCCTCTGAATCTGCACTATATCACAGAGAAAATCGCTGAGATCCGAAGAATCTCTCCCAGACAGGTTGCAGATATTACCTTCCGAAATGCTCAAAAATTCTTCTTGAAAAGTTGA